One segment of Agromyces albus DNA contains the following:
- the leuC gene encoding 3-isopropylmalate dehydratase large subunit — MTTTIPTGERPRTLAEKVWEAHLVKKGEAGTPDLIYIDLHLVHEVTSPQAFDGLRLAGRPVRRPDLTIATEDHNTPTLAIDKPIADPTSRTQIETLRRNAAEFGIRLHSLGDVEQGIVHVVGPQLGLTQPGITVVCGDSHTSTHGAFGAMAFGIGTSEVEHVLATQTLPLKPFKTMAINVEGSLRPGVTAKDIILAVIAKIGTGGGQGYVLEYRGSAIRALSMDGRMTICNMSIEAGARAGMVAPDATTYEYLKGRAHAPEGADWDAAVEYWETLATDDGAQFDAEVFIDADTLEPFVTWGTNPGQGVSLSEAVPDPATIVDQHERAAAERALEYMDLAPGTPLKDIRVDAVFMGSCTNSRIEDLRAFASIIKGKHKADGVRVMVVPGSARVRLEAEAEGLDKVITEFGAEWRFAGCSMCLGMNPDQLAPGERCASTSNRNFEGRQGKGGRTHLVSPLVAAATAIRGTLSGPWDLEAASRSEGN; from the coding sequence ATGACCACCACGATCCCGACGGGCGAGCGCCCGCGTACCCTGGCCGAGAAGGTCTGGGAAGCCCATCTCGTGAAGAAGGGCGAGGCCGGCACTCCCGACCTCATCTACATCGACCTGCACCTCGTGCACGAGGTCACGAGCCCGCAGGCCTTCGACGGCCTCCGGCTCGCCGGCCGCCCGGTGCGTCGCCCCGACCTGACGATCGCGACCGAAGACCACAACACGCCGACCCTCGCGATCGACAAGCCCATCGCCGACCCGACGAGCCGCACCCAGATCGAGACCCTGCGGCGCAACGCCGCCGAGTTCGGCATCCGGCTGCACTCGCTCGGCGACGTCGAGCAGGGCATCGTGCACGTCGTGGGCCCGCAACTCGGCCTCACCCAGCCCGGCATCACGGTCGTGTGCGGCGACTCGCACACGTCGACGCATGGGGCGTTCGGAGCAATGGCGTTCGGCATCGGTACGAGCGAGGTCGAGCACGTGCTCGCCACGCAGACCCTTCCGCTGAAGCCGTTCAAGACGATGGCAATCAATGTCGAGGGGTCGCTCCGCCCTGGCGTGACAGCGAAAGACATCATCCTCGCCGTGATCGCCAAGATCGGCACTGGCGGCGGGCAGGGCTACGTGCTCGAATACCGCGGCAGTGCCATCCGCGCACTCTCGATGGACGGCCGCATGACGATCTGCAACATGTCGATCGAGGCGGGTGCTCGCGCAGGAATGGTGGCTCCGGATGCCACGACCTACGAGTACCTCAAGGGCCGTGCCCATGCACCCGAGGGCGCCGACTGGGACGCCGCCGTCGAGTACTGGGAGACCCTCGCGACCGACGACGGAGCGCAGTTCGACGCCGAGGTCTTCATCGATGCCGACACCCTCGAGCCGTTCGTCACGTGGGGCACGAATCCCGGCCAGGGCGTCTCGCTCAGCGAGGCCGTGCCCGACCCGGCGACCATCGTCGACCAGCACGAGCGCGCCGCCGCCGAGCGCGCCCTCGAGTACATGGACCTCGCGCCCGGAACGCCGCTGAAAGACATCCGCGTCGATGCCGTGTTCATGGGCTCGTGCACGAACAGCCGCATCGAAGACCTCCGGGCCTTCGCCTCGATCATCAAGGGCAAGCACAAGGCCGACGGCGTGCGCGTCATGGTCGTGCCGGGCTCCGCTCGCGTGCGGCTCGAGGCCGAGGCCGAGGGCCTCGACAAGGTCATCACCGAGTTCGGCGCCGAGTGGCGCTTCGCGGGCTGCTCGATGTGCCTCGGCATGAATCCCGACCAGCTGGCTCCCGGCGAGCGGTGCGCGTCGACCTCCAACCGGAACTTCGAGGGCCGGCAGGGCAAGGGCGGCCGCACGCACCTGGTGTCGCCGCTCGTCGCCGCGGCCACCGCGATCAGGGGCACGCTCTCGGGTCCGTGGGATCTCGAGGCCGCGAGCCGGTCGGAGGGCAACTGA
- a CDS encoding FHA domain-containing protein: MAAPDFIVPPPGLIPNAPENTEPERTVQVVPGRALPSFVPTAPHLAPPSSMPPVLPMPGPAPTPSAANAAPAPGPWRLTGERGFELVVEGRLVLGRDPVAAPPHADAKGVPIVDPARSVSKTHALVEAAPDGVSVTDLHSTNGVRIRTADVELHELAPGMPAVVPPGASFLLGDFELHVDRLHRDTV; this comes from the coding sequence GTGGCTGCGCCCGACTTCATCGTCCCCCCTCCGGGGCTGATTCCGAACGCGCCCGAGAACACCGAGCCCGAACGCACGGTCCAAGTGGTTCCCGGGCGCGCGCTGCCGTCATTCGTGCCGACCGCGCCGCACCTCGCGCCGCCCTCGTCGATGCCGCCGGTGCTCCCGATGCCCGGGCCTGCCCCGACGCCCTCCGCCGCGAACGCGGCGCCGGCACCGGGTCCATGGCGCCTCACCGGCGAGCGAGGCTTCGAACTCGTCGTCGAGGGGCGACTCGTGCTCGGTCGCGACCCGGTCGCCGCGCCGCCGCACGCCGATGCGAAGGGTGTTCCCATCGTCGATCCGGCACGATCGGTCTCGAAGACCCATGCGCTCGTCGAGGCGGCCCCCGACGGGGTGTCGGTCACCGATCTCCATTCGACCAATGGCGTGCGCATTCGAACGGCCGACGTCGAACTGCACGAGCTCGCCCCCGGGATGCCCGCCGTCGTTCCACCGGGAGCCTCGTTCCTCCTCGGTGACTTCGAGCTTCACGTGGATCGTCTGCACAGGGACACGGTGTAA
- a CDS encoding transglutaminase family protein: MTRLSRSAVGDLLVLSALSLIGVLGYETSFGDLNFLLAAFGGLAVGTLAAVAGSLWRLGVLTTVLLGLAGYFLLGTPFTMPGAGTFVVLPSLESIVGLAFGAVFGWADIVTIGTPVEAPYYVAAVPYFAAWVVSLVGTMLVTRWLVRRRTALRSSVLLIGPILLYVSGILLGTDEAYFAGLRGVTFAVLALVWIAWRRGATVEASGEGAQRLRRQKLAGTAIVVAGAIAVGTLAGAALAPVTPDRFVLREEIVPPFDPLEFPSPLSGFRKYTKDLAETPLFEVTGLEPGDTIRLATMDSYTGRLWNVAGPDDVGAEGGGYAIVGESLPEPLLASLGSRREVEVEVAGYDDVWIPMAGYGSSLQLLDDETAAREGDLRYNPAAGTAVLTSGLGDGAKYRLDARIQEEPELEELIDVPVASLTLPVVANSPDVVAAKADEFVGDAASPIEQLRNIERALKTGGFLSHGLASDAVPSRAGHGADRIIELFTRSQMVGDEEQYASAMALMARHLGYPARVVMGFAPEVPAEGGSVEVTGGDITAWVEVPFEGVGWISFRPTPDQVDVPQEQTPKPKSEPQPQVRQPPRAEEIEDDLLTTVEIDETEDDRDEAFAVPGWVWVVAGVVGIPLAIVFLPILAVALMKRRRRRMRLKGANDRRAAGAWEELIDRYAELGFEPPDRGTRLQSARLLERQAAEQGLEHSGANGSPGEQPSEPVRLASLAATIDRDVFGGTEIPDEVVTARWTEADAATAAVYAAAGRIRRAISRYRIRSRR, from the coding sequence ATGACGAGGCTTTCCCGCAGCGCCGTCGGCGACCTCCTCGTCCTCAGTGCGCTCTCCCTGATCGGCGTACTCGGCTACGAGACGTCGTTCGGCGACCTGAACTTCCTTTTGGCGGCCTTCGGCGGGCTCGCCGTCGGCACACTCGCCGCGGTGGCGGGATCGCTCTGGCGACTCGGAGTGCTCACGACGGTGCTCCTCGGCCTTGCCGGGTACTTCCTGCTCGGCACGCCGTTCACCATGCCGGGCGCGGGCACCTTCGTCGTTCTGCCGAGCCTCGAGTCGATCGTGGGCCTCGCATTCGGCGCCGTGTTCGGCTGGGCCGACATCGTGACGATCGGCACGCCCGTCGAGGCGCCGTACTACGTCGCGGCCGTCCCGTACTTCGCGGCCTGGGTCGTCTCGCTCGTCGGCACCATGCTCGTCACGAGATGGCTCGTGAGGCGACGCACTGCACTCCGATCGAGCGTGCTGCTCATCGGCCCGATCCTCCTGTACGTCTCGGGCATCCTGCTCGGCACCGACGAAGCCTATTTCGCCGGCTTGCGTGGGGTGACCTTCGCGGTGCTGGCCCTCGTCTGGATCGCATGGCGTCGCGGCGCGACCGTGGAGGCGAGCGGCGAGGGGGCGCAGCGTCTGCGCAGGCAGAAGCTCGCCGGCACGGCCATCGTCGTGGCAGGCGCCATCGCCGTCGGAACGCTCGCCGGGGCAGCCCTCGCACCCGTGACGCCCGACCGATTCGTGCTGCGCGAGGAGATCGTGCCGCCGTTCGACCCGCTCGAGTTCCCGAGCCCGTTGTCGGGCTTCCGCAAGTACACGAAAGACCTCGCCGAGACGCCGCTCTTCGAGGTCACCGGACTCGAGCCGGGAGACACGATCCGCCTGGCGACGATGGATTCGTACACGGGCCGGTTGTGGAATGTCGCCGGTCCCGACGACGTCGGTGCAGAAGGCGGCGGCTATGCGATCGTCGGCGAGTCGCTCCCCGAGCCGTTGCTCGCGAGCCTCGGGAGCCGGCGTGAGGTCGAGGTCGAGGTGGCCGGCTACGACGACGTCTGGATTCCGATGGCGGGATACGGGTCATCGCTCCAGTTGCTCGACGACGAGACGGCCGCTCGCGAGGGCGACCTCCGATACAACCCGGCCGCCGGTACCGCGGTGCTCACGAGCGGTCTCGGTGACGGTGCCAAGTACCGGCTGGACGCGCGCATCCAGGAGGAGCCCGAGCTCGAGGAACTCATCGACGTGCCCGTGGCGAGCCTGACGCTGCCCGTCGTGGCGAACTCACCCGACGTGGTCGCGGCGAAGGCCGATGAGTTCGTCGGCGATGCCGCGAGTCCGATCGAGCAACTGCGGAACATCGAGCGTGCGCTCAAGACCGGCGGATTCCTCAGCCACGGGCTCGCGTCCGACGCCGTGCCGTCCCGTGCCGGGCACGGTGCCGACCGCATCATCGAGCTCTTCACCCGATCCCAGATGGTCGGTGACGAGGAACAGTACGCCTCCGCCATGGCATTGATGGCTCGGCACCTCGGCTATCCGGCCCGGGTGGTCATGGGATTCGCACCCGAGGTGCCCGCCGAGGGCGGGAGCGTCGAGGTGACCGGCGGCGACATCACCGCGTGGGTCGAGGTGCCGTTCGAGGGAGTTGGCTGGATCTCGTTCCGCCCCACTCCCGACCAGGTCGACGTGCCGCAGGAACAGACGCCCAAGCCGAAGTCCGAACCCCAGCCGCAGGTCCGCCAGCCTCCGCGAGCGGAGGAGATCGAAGACGACCTGCTCACGACCGTCGAGATCGACGAGACGGAAGACGACCGTGACGAGGCGTTCGCCGTGCCCGGCTGGGTCTGGGTCGTCGCCGGTGTCGTCGGCATCCCGCTCGCCATCGTGTTCCTGCCGATCCTCGCCGTGGCCCTCATGAAGCGGCGACGCAGACGGATGCGGCTGAAGGGTGCCAATGATCGGCGTGCGGCGGGCGCGTGGGAGGAACTGATCGACCGATACGCGGAGCTCGGCTTCGAGCCGCCCGACCGTGGCACTCGCCTGCAGTCCGCTCGCTTGCTCGAACGGCAGGCGGCTGAGCAGGGTCTCGAACATTCGGGGGCGAACGGATCGCCCGGCGAACAGCCCTCCGAGCCGGTGCGACTCGCGTCGCTCGCGGCGACGATCGATCGCGACGTGTTCGGTGGCACTGAGATACCCGACGAGGTCGTCACGGCACGCTGGACCGAGGCGGATGCCGCGACCGCTGCGGTCTACGCCGCCGCGGGACGAATCCGCCGGGCCATCAGCCGCTATCGGATCCGCTCGCGCCGGTAA
- a CDS encoding DUF58 domain-containing protein: MSGETAARPAPSQARIALRTTGRAVAASARSAITRAADASQVVARFASPVVSVVSTTGWLVLAAAVVSLVLAWMFGWIEFAFLGFTLLAALLIAVAFVFGRMSYRVGIELQPARVVAGERALGRMLVTNAGSRASTPSRLELPVGAGLAEFMVPALAPEAEHEELFAVPTNRRAVIVAGPAESVRGDQLGLLRRTVRWTDPVELFVHPITARLQPSAAGLMRDLEGEITKTITNNDISFHALRAYAPGDALRNVHWRTSARTGQLMVRQYEETRRSQLTLLQTTERKFYASDEEFELGVSVLASIAVQVIRDGTRLAVVTEGLALRTATPTTLLDDSSRIEPTGGEFASVRDFVREATKRLPPPSVVIAVAGSTMPVAEFRSIETVFSADTTMVAMRVELGAASRISKIAGAVIVTIGDLADLPRIMRRVRP, translated from the coding sequence ATGAGCGGGGAGACCGCGGCGCGACCGGCCCCATCGCAGGCGCGCATCGCGTTGCGAACGACCGGGCGAGCCGTCGCGGCATCCGCTCGATCGGCCATCACGCGCGCCGCCGACGCGTCGCAGGTCGTCGCCCGGTTCGCGTCACCCGTCGTCAGCGTCGTCTCGACGACAGGATGGCTCGTGCTCGCGGCAGCGGTGGTCTCCCTGGTACTCGCGTGGATGTTCGGCTGGATCGAGTTCGCGTTCCTCGGCTTCACCCTGCTTGCGGCGTTGCTCATCGCCGTCGCGTTCGTGTTCGGCCGCATGAGCTACCGGGTCGGAATCGAGCTGCAGCCCGCGCGCGTCGTGGCAGGGGAGCGAGCGCTGGGCCGGATGCTCGTCACGAACGCCGGCTCTCGCGCATCGACGCCGTCGCGACTCGAGCTGCCCGTCGGAGCCGGTCTCGCGGAGTTCATGGTGCCGGCGCTCGCGCCCGAAGCCGAGCACGAAGAGCTGTTCGCCGTGCCCACCAACCGGCGGGCCGTCATCGTGGCCGGCCCGGCGGAGTCGGTTCGCGGAGACCAGCTCGGCCTGCTTCGACGCACCGTGCGATGGACCGATCCGGTGGAGTTGTTCGTACACCCGATCACCGCGAGGCTGCAACCGTCGGCGGCAGGGCTCATGCGCGACCTCGAGGGTGAGATCACCAAGACCATCACCAACAACGACATCTCGTTCCACGCCCTGCGCGCCTACGCGCCGGGCGACGCACTGCGCAACGTGCACTGGCGCACCTCGGCGCGCACCGGTCAGCTCATGGTGCGCCAGTACGAGGAGACGCGGCGATCGCAGCTCACGCTCCTGCAGACGACCGAACGCAAGTTCTACGCGTCCGATGAGGAGTTCGAGCTCGGCGTCTCGGTGCTCGCCTCGATCGCCGTACAGGTCATTCGCGACGGCACGCGACTCGCCGTCGTCACGGAGGGCCTCGCCCTTCGCACGGCCACGCCGACGACGCTGCTCGACGACTCGTCGCGAATCGAACCGACGGGCGGCGAGTTCGCCTCGGTGCGAGACTTCGTTCGCGAGGCCACGAAGCGGTTGCCTCCGCCGAGCGTCGTGATCGCCGTCGCCGGCTCGACCATGCCCGTTGCGGAGTTCCGATCCATCGAGACGGTCTTCAGCGCCGACACCACGATGGTGGCGATGCGCGTCGAGCTCGGCGCGGCATCCCGCATCTCGAAGATCGCCGGCGCCGTCATCGTGACCATCGGCGACCTCGCCGATCTCCCTCGAATCATGCGGAGGGTGCGGCCATGA
- a CDS encoding AAA family ATPase: MSVTQEQAQWYQDAFSKLVDNVDQAILGKREVIELVVTAMLAGGHVLLEDFPGTGKTVLAKALANTLDGTHSRIQFTPDLLPSDVTGVTIYDQGKAHFEFHRGPIFASIVLADEINRASPKTQSALLEVMEEGKVTVDGVSYDVGSPFMVIATQNPVEQAGTYTLPEAQLDRFLIKTSLGYPDHDTAVTLLLDSANRARASRVSPIIASSSIMTMAQLASDVYVDASVLSYLNQIVAATREHQDTALGVSMRGALALARATKSWAIAHGRTYVTPDDVRDLAVPVLAHRIIVDPESDFAGITAEDIVSRVLVEIAPPAYRAA, from the coding sequence GTGTCCGTGACGCAAGAACAGGCCCAGTGGTACCAGGATGCCTTCAGCAAGCTCGTCGACAACGTCGACCAGGCCATCCTCGGCAAGCGGGAGGTCATCGAACTCGTCGTGACCGCCATGCTGGCCGGCGGGCACGTGCTGCTCGAGGACTTCCCCGGCACCGGCAAGACGGTGCTCGCCAAGGCGCTCGCGAACACGCTCGACGGCACCCACTCGCGCATCCAGTTCACGCCCGACCTGCTGCCGTCAGACGTCACCGGGGTCACGATCTACGACCAGGGCAAAGCTCACTTCGAATTCCACCGCGGCCCGATCTTCGCGTCGATCGTGCTCGCCGACGAGATCAACCGCGCAAGCCCGAAGACGCAGTCGGCGCTCCTCGAGGTCATGGAGGAGGGCAAGGTCACCGTCGACGGCGTGAGCTACGACGTCGGCAGCCCGTTCATGGTCATCGCCACGCAGAACCCGGTCGAGCAGGCCGGCACGTACACGCTCCCAGAGGCGCAGCTCGACCGGTTCCTGATCAAGACCTCGCTCGGATATCCCGACCACGACACGGCCGTGACGCTGCTCCTCGATTCGGCGAACCGCGCCCGCGCCTCCCGCGTTTCGCCGATCATCGCCTCGAGCTCGATCATGACGATGGCGCAACTGGCGTCCGACGTGTACGTCGATGCATCCGTGCTCTCGTACCTCAACCAGATCGTGGCCGCGACGAGGGAGCACCAGGACACCGCCCTCGGCGTCAGCATGCGCGGCGCACTCGCGCTCGCGCGAGCGACGAAGTCGTGGGCGATCGCCCACGGCCGCACCTACGTCACCCCCGACGACGTGCGCGATCTCGCCGTGCCCGTGCTGGCCCACCGCATCATCGTCGACCCCGAGTCCGACTTCGCCGGCATCACCGCTGAAGACATCGTCTCTCGAGTGCTCGTCGAGATCGCTCCGCCCGCGTACCGGGCGGCATGA